In one Fusarium keratoplasticum isolate Fu6.1 chromosome 5, whole genome shotgun sequence genomic region, the following are encoded:
- a CDS encoding AB hydrolase-1 domain-containing protein, with protein sequence MFNFHLSYQWLHFRRPTGPPAPVPEGLERLWVDTPEGRLELLSNTPSIVQEGRGPPIVFCHGGMGGAWVWTEYLQYFAACGIQCYAVSLRGHGESWHPSYLQMVFATPRSALAEDLVAAIEWVQVHEESEVILAGHSSGGGLSQGILGDGLVKVKALALLGAVPAYGSMGVYVNWWKLDPWFTIRLIFHGWHSNSPLSHPKLTQRAFFGDRFPLSSVIPFQRRMNRYESYLWPFSMMQPFARASSILRQIRNDGSSGEKVLVMAGTQDKLMTPKVTEETAEFYRAAAGEKREGVRVSFVDGAGHHLQNDVQWKDGAGKLFQFYKGIESPISD encoded by the exons ATGTTCAATTTTCACCTCAGCTATCAGTGGCTTCACTTCAGGCGGCCTACAGGCCCTCCCGCGCCCGTACCAGAGGGCCTCGAGCGATTATGGGTAGACACGCCGGAGGGccgcctcgagctcctctcCAACACGCCATCCATCGTCCAAGAGGGCAGAGGTCCCCCGATTGTCTTCTGCCACGGTGGAATGGGCGGCGCCTGGGTATGGACTGAGTATCTGCAGTATTTCGCCGCGTGCGGAATCCAGTGCTATGCCGTCTCGCTGCGAGGCCACGGAGAGTCGTGGCATCCATCCTACCTGCAAATGGTCTTTGCGACGCCGCGCAGCGCTCTAGCTGAAGACCTCGTCGCAGCGATTGAGTGGGTTCAAGTTCACGAGGAGAGTGAGGTCATCCTGGCCGGCCACTCGAGCGGTGGCGGTCTGAGCCAAGGCATCCTCGGCGATGGACTTGTCAAAGTCAAGGCCCTCGCATTGCTGGGCGCTGTACCAGCTTATGGATC AATGGGCGTGTACGTGAACTGGTGGAAATTGGACCCGTGGTTCACGATCCGTCTGATCTTCCATGGCTGGCACTCCAACTCACCTCTCTCCCACCCGAAGCTCACCCAGCGCGCATTCTTCGGCGACAGATTCCCCCTCTCGTCCGTGATCCCCTTCCAGCGCCGCATGAACCGCTACGAGAGCTACCTCTGGCCCTTTAGCATGATGCAGCCCTTTGCCAGGGCCTCGAGCATCCTGCGCCAGATCCGCAACGACGGCTCCAGCGGCGAAAAGGTGCTCGTCATGGCCGGAACACAGGACAAGCTCATGACGCCCAAGGTGACGGAGGAGACGGCCGAGTTCTATCGTGCGGCGGCTGGCGAGAAGCGCGAGGGCGTGAGGGTGTCCTTCGTCGATGGCGCGGGACATCATTTGCAGAACGACGTGCAGTGGAAGGACGGCGCGGGCAAGCTGTTCCAGTTTTATAAGGGCATCGAAAGTCCAATCTCTGATTGA
- a CDS encoding AA-permease domain-containing protein: MGLHDVDVSSGSPEKLRTSKDDGTLHPVGSIAEAEMENQHGQFHRSFSPRQVHVIALGSNIGSGVFIATGKALATGGPGNMVIAYAMVCSCVWAVLQSLSEMTIAFPVSGNYIDYADRWVDPALAFGAGFAEWLGWTAIVSAEAGFFNILVQFWAEGSFPLAATITIFLVACLVIFLLPNKVFAWFEYVTSLIKIFLFLIIITLSLALVCGAGPKGTVHHGETWTDLPAFLNGFSGFANCALLATWAVGDQVFIGIMGGEAESPRFSMAHATKLVPFRVNFIYMLSVVFITILVPSNDERLLGGSGVAASPFVVAVQDSGIPFISSLLNAGMMCGVLAIAAESVYIASRVLRSMAHQGLVSPRLAHVDDKGRPRLALVITCVIAVILGYIQLSAGGLKVLNWLISITSASFFTNWIIISFTNWRFHCALKAQNDKLFSEVYAWKSNAWPLGPGWLMLISLLLLVCCIYSGIEPVGGAGFTAENFFQYMIGVLVIFGFTLGYKIIYRTPWRDPATADCQTGRRPLSAEEITQLDEYYRMPKWRRFLTYVQLW, encoded by the exons ATGGGACTCCACGACGTAGATGTCTCATCCGGTTCTCCGGAGAAGCTTAGGACTTCCAAAGATGACGGAACTCTTCACCCTGTCGGCAGTATCGCCGAAGCTGAGATGGAGAATCAGCACGGCCAGTTCCACCGCTCCTTTTCACCTCGCCAAGTCCAT GTCATCGCATTGGGTTCCAACATTGGCTCTGGAGTCTTCATCGCTACCGGTAAAGCCCTGGCAACTGGCGGCCCTGGAAACATGGTCATCGCCTACGCCATGGTCTGCAGCTGTGTCTGGGCTGTCCTTCAGTCACTGTCCGAAATGACCATTGCTTTCCCCGTTTCTGGCAACTACATCGACTATGCTGATCGCTGGGTTGACCCGGCCTTGGCTTTCGGAGCTGGTTTTGCTGAGTGGCTTG GATGGACTGCCATTGTCTCTGCCGAAGCTGGTTTCTTCAACATCTTGGTTCAGTTCTGGGCTGAAGGATCTTTCCCTCTAGCAGCAACAA TCACtatcttcctcgtcgcctgcctcgtcatcttcctcctcccgaACAAGGTCTTTGCTTGGTTTGAATACGTCACATCTCTGATCAAgatctttctcttcctcatcatcattactctttctctggctctggtCTGCGGCGCTGGACCCAAGGGAACCGTCCATCACGGCGAGACATGGACTGACCTGCCTGCGTTCTTGAACGGCTTTTCC GGATTCGCAAACTGCGCTCTCCTCGCTACCTGGGCTGTCGGCGACCAAGTCTTTATCGGAATCATGGGAGGTGAAGCTGAAAGCCCTCGCTTCTCCATGGCCCACGCCACCAAGCTCGTCCCCTTCCGAGTCAACTTTATCTACATGCTCagcgtcgtcttcatcaccatcctggTCCCCTCCAACGATGAACGACTCCTCGGTGGTAGCGGTGTTGCTGCCTCTCCCTTCGTTGTCGCTGTCCAAGACTCTGGAAtccccttcatctcctcgctTCTCAATGCTGGAATGATGTGTGGTGTCCTTGCCATCGCTGCCGAATCCGTCTATATTGCCTCCCGAGTTCTGAGGTCCATGGCTCACCAGGGACTTGTCTCGCCGCGCCTCGCTCATGTGGATGACAAGGGTCGACCTAGACTCGCCTTGGTCATCACTTGTGTCATCGCCGTCATCCTGGGCTATATCCAGCTCTCTG CTGGAGGtctcaaggtcctcaacTGGCTCATTTCCATCACCAgcgcctccttcttcaccaactggatcatcatctcctttACCAACTGGCGCTTCCACTGtgccctcaaggcccagaACGACAAGCTCTTCTCTGAGGTATATGCTTGGAAGTCAAACGCCTGGCCTCTGGGACCAGGCTGGTTGATGCTGATTTCCCTCCTCTTGCTGGTCTGCTGTATCTACTCAGGTATCGAACCAGTT GGCGGCGCAGGATTCACTGCCGAAAACTTCTTCCAGTACATGATCGGAGTCTTGgtcatctttggcttcacTCTCGGATACAAGATCATCTACCGAACCCCCTGGAGAGACCCCGCGACGGCTGATTGCCAGACTGGTCGACGACCCCTGAGCGCCGAGGAGATTACCCAGCTGGACGAGTACTACAGAATGCCCAAGTGGAGGCGTTTCCTGACCTATGTGCAGCTGTGGTAA
- a CDS encoding Pyr-redox-2 domain-containing protein, with translation MPSYVENNTLDAIIVGAGFGGCYLLKNMRKQGFKVRVLEEGLGVGGVWWHNRYPGARSDTPVPLYEFSDPDIWNSWEWSEEYPSQPEIKRYFEFVDRQWDLSRDITFGVKVTDASFDPERDEWTVRTNTGLSLSARFFLPAMGFASKIFTPRLKGLENFQGFTCHTAKWPEEPVDFKGKRVGVIGTGATGVQVIQELGPKVKELVVFQRSPNCALPMRQKPWGDQDKTAYPSLYKQMKTTAGGFLFDKVQRRAMDDTPEQRAALYEELWQQGGFAVTLGSYEDLMTDLESSQAIYEFWRDKVRQRILKKDPELVEHLAPTKPPFPFGTKRPSLEQKFYEVFNQDNVKLVGLKKNPIDEVLPHGVRLADGTVLELDALILATGFDAVTGSFSRVNIKGLKNKVLNQEWGTGSRTYLGLATSGFPNMLYMYGPQSPAAFAVGPVISEIQCDWIIRTLCYMRQHRFSRIEPRPAAEKDWARVTNEECNKTLLHLNETTWYMGGNVPGKTREALNYMGGLPAYQKALDECHSNGFSSFHLQ, from the coding sequence ATGCCTTCTTACGTGGAAAACAACACCCTagatgccatcatcgtcggcgcagGCTTCGGCGGCTGctacctcctcaagaacatGCGCAAGCAGGGGTTCAAGGTCCGGGTCCTGGAGGAGggcctcggcgtcggcggcgtGTGGTGGCACAACCGGTACCCCGGCGCCCGCTCCGACACCCCCGTGCCCCTGTACGAGTTCTCGGACCCGGACATCTGGAACAGCTGGGAGTGGTCCGAGGAGTaccccagccagccagagaTCAAGCGGTACTTTGAGTTTGTGGATCGTCAGTGGGACCTCAGCAGGGACATTACCTTTGGTGTCAAGGTCACTGATGCATCTTTTGATCCTGAGAGGGATGAGTGGACTGTCAGGACAAATACTGGGCTCTCTCTATCTGCacgcttcttcctccctgCCATGGGCTTCGCCTCCAAGATCTTCACACCGCGCCTAAAGGGTCTGGAGAACTTCCAGGGATTCACATGTCACACAGCCAAATGGCCTGAAGAGCCAGTGGATTTCAAGGGGAAGCGTGTTGGCGTCATTGGCACAGGGGCCACGGGTGTCCAGGTCATCCAGGAGCTCGGccccaaggtcaaggaacTGGTTGTATTTCAAAGATCGCCCAACTGCGCGCTACCAATGCGGCAGAAACCCTGGGGGGACCAGGACAAGACCGCCTACCCCAGCTTGTACAAGCAGATGAAGACAACAGCTGGAGGCTTCCTCTTTGACAAGGTCCAGCGGAGAGCCATGGATGATACCCCTGAGCAGCGCGCTGCTCTCTATGAGGAGCTGTGGCAGCAGGGAGGCTTTGCAGTTACACTCGGCAGCTATGAGGATCTCATGACGGACCTGGAATCTAGCCAGGCGATCTATGAGTTTTGGCGGGACAAGGTCCGGCAGAGGATCTTGAAAAAAGACCCTGAACTTGTCGAGCACTTGGCTCCAACAAAGCCTCCATTCCCCTTTGGCACAAAACGCCCTTCCCTGGAGCAAAAGTTTTACGAGGTTTTCAATCAGGACAATGTCAAGTTGGTTGGACTCAAGAAGAATCCCATCGATGAGGTTCTTCCCCACGGTGTCAGGCTCGCCGACGGAACCGTGCTCGAACTCGACGCCCTGATCCTCGCCACTGGCTTCGACGCCGTCACGGggagcttctccagagtcaaCATCAAAggcctcaagaacaaggtcctCAACCAAGAATGGGGCACCGGCTCCCGAACCTATCTCGGCCTAGCAACATCGGGCTTCCCCAACATGCTCTACATGTACGGCCCGCAGAGCCCCGCAGCCTTCGCCGTAGGCCCTGTCATCTCAGAGATCCAGTGCGACTGGATCATCCGGACGCTCTGCTACATGCGGCAGCACCGGTTCTCAAGAATCGAGCCCAGACCTGCGGCTGAAAAGGATTGGGCCCGCGTGACGAATGAAGAGTGCAATAAGACTCTGCTGCACCTGAACGAGACGACGTGGTACATGGGTGGGAACGTGCCGGGCAAGACGCGGGAGGCGTTGAATTACATGGGAGGACTGCCGGCGTATCAAAAGGCTCTAGACGAGTGTCATTCGAATGGGTTTTCGAGCTTCCATTTGCAGTAA